Below is a window of Salinibacter grassmerensis DNA.
CACGTGGCACGCGAAAAACGTAGCGTCCCGTCGTGCAAACGCCACTGCTCATCCAATGGCACTGTCTTTACCGGAGCACCGTGCCAAAATTTTTGGTAGAGTGCTCCCTCATGAAGACAAGGCAGGTGCAGTATCTAAGTACAGAGATATGCGCCTGGAATGTCTACCGTATCGGCGCAGGCGCATGTTGCGGAAACGGATTATCTTGACTTAATCTGTTGGAGCACCATGCGTCGTTGCCGGGCGCCAAGCCTTTCACTTCTGGTGGGGTGGCGACCGCAGAGACTTTGGCGGGGAGTCTCTTGGAGGCCTCCCGCTGAATCCAGAGCCCCGAACTTATTGGTCGGTTTTCTTCTCTGCGTCTTCGCCCGAAGTCTCTTCATCGGCAGACGTGTCCTCGTCTCCGTCGGGCATTCCCGAGACCTTCTTACCAGCCCCCGGTGCGGACGCCCACTGTACTGCAAACTGGAGCAGCTTCGACACGGAGTCAAACCCGAGCTTCTCCTTCGCCCGCCGCCGGTACGTCTCCACGGTCTTCCGTGCCAAGTTCAGCCGGTCCTGAATCTCTTCAATACTGCACCCCTCCCCGAGCATCTGAAAGACGGCCAGTTCCCGGTCGGTGAACTCCTCGATTGGGAAGCTCGGCTCGGAGGACTCTCCACGGGCCACCTTGTTCAGAATCTGTGAGGCCATCTCTCGACTCAGGAACACCTCCCCCTCGTTCACCACCCGGATCGCCTCAATGAGGTCTTCGGTGGGCTGATCCTTCATCAAGTAGCCGGACGCCCCAGCCTGGATGGCCCGTTCCGCGTAGACCATCTCGTCGTACATCGAATATACCACGACCTGCACCTCCGGACACTGCGACTGGAGGTTTTGTACCAGGTCCAGCCCATGGGCGTCCTCCAGTGAAATGTCGACGACGGCAGTATCCGGCGCCATGTCCTCAATCTTTCGGAATGCCTCGTCCGAGGAGGTTGCCATTCCACACACCTCTACGTCAAGGGTATCGTCGATGCGATTGCGAATCGCCTCCAGGATCGCCGGGTGGTCGTCGACGAGGAAGGTCCGAATGTGGTTTGTAGACTGATCCGACATGTGGATCGCGGAGACAATGAGAAAGACGACGCGGACAGAACACGAATGCCCGACCTTCAGAACTGCGGTA
It encodes the following:
- a CDS encoding response regulator transcription factor gives rise to the protein MSDQSTNHIRTFLVDDHPAILEAIRNRIDDTLDVEVCGMATSSDEAFRKIEDMAPDTAVVDISLEDAHGLDLVQNLQSQCPEVQVVVYSMYDEMVYAERAIQAGASGYLMKDQPTEDLIEAIRVVNEGEVFLSREMASQILNKVARGESSEPSFPIEEFTDRELAVFQMLGEGCSIEEIQDRLNLARKTVETYRRRAKEKLGFDSVSKLLQFAVQWASAPGAGKKVSGMPDGDEDTSADEETSGEDAEKKTDQ